In the genome of Marinobacter sp. ANT_B65, one region contains:
- the rpoZ gene encoding DNA-directed RNA polymerase subunit omega: MARVTVEDCLEHVDNRFQLVMLATKRSRQLATKGAEPMVAEENDKPTVIALREIAAGLVSRDLLNEIEED; the protein is encoded by the coding sequence ATGGCACGAGTTACCGTTGAAGATTGTCTGGAACACGTTGATAACCGCTTCCAGCTGGTCATGCTGGCTACCAAACGTTCCCGTCAGCTTGCCACCAAAGGTGCTGAGCCGATGGTCGCTGAAGAAAACGACAAGCCTACAGTAATTGCTCTGCGCGAAATTGCTGCAGGCCTGGTCAGCCGCGATCTCCTGAACGAAATCGAAGAAGATTAA
- the gmk gene encoding guanylate kinase: protein MSQAGETGTLFVISAPSGAGKTSLVAEMVRADQKLGVSVSHTTRPMREGEKDGVNYHFVSRAEFEAMISRGEFLEHADVFGNYYGTSMVWVRETLARGHDVILEIDWQGAEQVRRLIPECVSVFIVPPSYEILRDRLVGRGTDASDVVERRLSEAREECRHAEEFDYLVVNDDFREALADLLAVVRSQRLQIIIQRSRHRHLLAGLSGENDKPA, encoded by the coding sequence ATGAGTCAGGCCGGTGAAACGGGTACTCTGTTTGTCATTTCTGCACCGTCGGGTGCTGGCAAGACCAGTCTTGTGGCAGAAATGGTGCGTGCGGACCAAAAGCTTGGAGTGTCTGTTTCGCACACTACCCGCCCCATGCGCGAAGGGGAGAAGGACGGCGTTAACTACCATTTCGTGAGCCGTGCTGAATTTGAAGCCATGATTAGCCGCGGGGAATTTCTGGAACATGCTGATGTTTTCGGTAATTACTACGGTACGTCCATGGTGTGGGTGCGGGAAACTCTGGCCAGAGGGCACGATGTCATTCTCGAGATCGACTGGCAGGGTGCCGAACAGGTGCGGCGGCTGATTCCCGAGTGTGTCAGTGTTTTCATTGTGCCGCCTTCGTATGAAATATTGAGGGATCGCCTTGTGGGCAGGGGGACCGATGCCTCGGATGTGGTGGAGCGGCGATTGTCTGAAGCCCGGGAAGAATGCCGTCATGCTGAGGAGTTTGACTATCTGGTCGTGAACGACGATTTCCGGGAAGCCCTGGCCGATTTGCTGGCCGTTGTGCGCAGTCAGCGCCTTCAGATTATTATTCAGCGGTCACGACACCGGCATCTGCTTGCGGGGCTTTCGGGCGAGAATGATAAGCCTGCATGA